The DNA window GAGTAGAAATAGAGGTACTTTAAACATTTTGTTGAAGTCAACAAAATGCTAAAAATTCAATAGTTTATTGTTTTGCTGATGTCGGGAAGATGTTCAAATTAGGAGGAATGTATGAGTTTTATAAAATTAAAAATAAAATTAAAACAATTATTTTGTAGACATAAAAATAAAGGATGGATGAAAAAGAAAAGTACATTTCAATGTTTATCAGGAGATGAAATTTTTCTAGTTTGCAGAGACTGTGGAAAAATATTAGATGAGAAATTTATAGAACATGAAGGAATGGGATGGAAATAATGTGGAAGTGTAAAGAATGTGGTGAAAAAATACAAGGGTATTATACAGGATTAGTTGATATAGATAAAAATGGGTGTGCAATAGATGGAACTCAAGAAGAAGAGGAACTTATAAAGTATATTTGTGATGATTGTGGAGAAGAAATCAAATTCGGAAGAATAGAAGAGCTTAAAAGAGTTGCTGATTGGGAGGAAGATGATGAGGGAGATTAAATTTAGAGCTTTGGATAAATTGAATAAAGAGATGTTTAATGTTGAATCTATAAACTTTCAAGAAAGAAAAGTTTATAGAGATATTGTTTCATATCGTAAATTTAACGATATTGAACTTATGGAATACACAGGATTAAAAGATAAAAATAATAAAGAAATTTATGAGGGTGATATTGTAAAACTTAGAGCTAATCACGGAATTGGAATAATTATATATTCTGATGAATGGGGAGCTTTTGTTGTTGAATATATTAAGCCTAGACCATTAGTAGTATTAGGAATGAATTACTATAAAGAAGATATAGAAATATTAGGGAATATTTATGAAAACCCAGAATTGATAAAGGAGTGAGACAATGAAATACTTAAAAATAAAAACAACAGATAAAGGAATAATTATAATAGATTTGGATAAAGTTGTAACTTATATGGTTTGAGATGATTTTGTAAATGTAAATTACTATGGTGATGATTTTTTTCATTTTACAAGTTGCAGAAGCATTAGACTTAGTAACTGCTACTATAAATTTATTATTGTTATGTAAAGTTACAGACTTAGATTTTAATAAACATATAGAAAAATTGAATGCTTATAGAAATGGAAAGTACAAAAAAATGAAGAGGTGGAATTGGTGACTAAAAAAGAAGTTAAACAAATAGTTAAAGAAGTTCTAGCTGAAGATAAAAAAAATAATAAAGAATTTGATTCATATTCTAAAGTTGAACTAATGCTAAAACACTATAATAACTTTAAAAAGAGAATTGAAAATCTAAGAAATGAATTAGATTTTGTAGTTATAAAAAAGCAAGTAAGTTATGATGTAGTATTAGCACATAGATATGATAATTTAAGTGATTTAGAAAAGGTAGAACTGAAAAAAGAAGAAATAAAACAAAATATCCTGAAATATGAAAAGGTCATAGAACTAATTGAAACAGGTCTTAAAGGCATAAAAGAAGATAAGTATTATGAACTAATTCCATTAAAATATTTTGAATGTTATTCAGTTGAGGAAGTTGCAGAAAAGTTAGGAATAGATAGAGCTACATATTTCAGAAATAGAAGTAGGTTAATAACAGAATTATCAGAGTTAATATTTCCTGATGAAATTTTAAAGAAAATTTTATAAAATTTGCGACTAAAATGCGACTTGTAATGAATTTATAATGTGGTATAATATTAATGTGAAAAGTCTAGGCAAAGAGGTGTCTGGGCTTTTTTTATAAAAAATATTTAAGAGAACTTATTGAGGTTCTCTTTTTTTATTTTAAGAGGTTAATTATGTTAATGAAAATATGTGGTAAGTGTGGAAAGAGAATAGGAATAAATGAAGTATGCAGCTGTACAAAGCAAAGGCATAAGGTATATGATAGAGAGTACAGGAATAAAGACAATGCAGAGTTTTATCATAGTAAGGCTTGGAAGAGTATGACTGCACTATGTAAGTTAAAAGCAAATGGTTTAGATCTATATGAACTGGTTATAAATAATAATATAGTTAAAGGTACTCTCTCACATCATATAGATGAGTTAGAAGAGGCAAGAGATAAAGCCTTAGATATTAATAACCTAATATGGATAAGTGATAAAACACATAGCTATATCCATTCAGAGTATAATAAAAATTTAGAAAGTAAAAATAAAATGAAAGAAGTTTTATTTAATATAATTAAAAATTATTACAAGTAGGGGGGAGTCAAAAAAAGTTTTTGGTCTTTGGCTTTGATACCGCTTCCCCTCTTTTTTCTGGAGAAAATGCCAGAAATGAAATTTTCAGTTTTGGAGGTGAAAAAATATGGCAGGAAGAAGTAGAAAAATTATTGATATAAGTTCAGGAAAAATAGGAAAAGAAAAAATAAAAGCTAGGCGAGAACAAGAGAAAAAATTGAAAATAGATAGAGATAATTTAATTGCTCCTGGTTGGTTATCAAAAGCTGCAAAAGAAGAATTTGAAAGAATTGTTTTTGAAGCAGGAAAAGTAAATATTTTAGATAACTTAGATTTAGGGATATTAGCCATCTACTGTAACTCTTATGATAGTTATGTAAATGTTAGCAAGAAGTTACAAAAAGAAGGTCCTGTTTGTTATAAAGAAACTACCAATGGAGAAATTGAAATTATAAACCCTCTAGTAAATGTTCAGGAAAAATATGTAAAACAAATAATGCAATGCTCAACAAAATTAGGATTAGCTACAACAGATAGATTAAAATTAGTTGTACCAATTAGAGAAGAACCTGCTGAAAATAAATTTATAACTTTGTTAAAAACAAGAAAGCAAGGCTAATATGATAAAAGATAGGACAACAGCCTATGCAAAATTAGTTGTAAATGGTAAAAAAATAGCAGGTAGAAAGGAGTATTTAGCATGTAAAAGACACCTCAACGATTTAAAAAATAAGAAATTAGAGTATAAATTTGATGTTGAAGAGGCAGAATTTGCTATAAATTTTGCAAATACTTTAACATTAAAAGATGGAACTAATTTAAAAACAAGAGGCTTTCAAGAATTTATAATAGGTTCTTTACACGGATGGAAGAAAAAAAGAACAAAAGAAAGAAGATTTAGAGAGGCTTATTTGCAGGTGGGCAGAAGAAATGGTAAAAGCTTTTTATCAGGTGCTGAATCCACAATGTTTAGTACATTGTTAGGAAATAAAGATAGGATATTCTGTGCTGCAACTAAGCAAGACCAAGCTAACATAGTATGGGATGAAATAAGAAACTTTATAGAGTCTGACAATGATTTAAGTGAACTTTATAAAATAAAAGAACATGATAGAACTATAAAGAGTTTAGCAACTGGAACTGTTATAAGGTCAATAGGTAGAGATACAAAATCAATGGATGGTTTTGGAAATATTCTGGCCATATGTGATGAGTTACATGCACACCCAAATAATCAGATGTATAAACTGTTACTAGATGGACAAGCTGATGTTGAGAATGCTTTAACATTAGCTATTACAACGGCAGGATTTAATTTAAATGGATTCTGTTATGAACACTATAAATTTTGTGAAAAGATATTAGAGGGAGTTGTTGAAAAAGAAACTCTTTTTATTTTTATATGTGAAATGGATAAGGATGATGATATATGGGACTGGAAAAATTGGCTCAAATCTAATCCTTATTTTTTATTTGAAGAAGATGGTATTACACCAAATAAAAAGAAGATAGCTTTATACAGTCAAAAAGCAATAGATGCAAAAGAGAAGGGTGGAGATGAATTAACTAACTTCTTAACAAAGCAATTAAATATGTGGGTAACTGCAAAAGATGGACAATATATAGATTTAAGTAAATTCAAAGAATGTGAAAGCAATTTGACACTTGAAGATATGAAAGGGAAAGAGGCTTATTTAGGTTTTGACTTATCTAAGGGAGGCGATTTAACAAGTATAGCCTTAGTATTTCCATTAGAAAACAATCAAATATATATTTATAGTCATTCATTTATGCCTGAGTTAAGACTTGCAGAACATGAAAAAACTGATGATGTTCCATATAGGAT is part of the Fusobacterium nucleatum genome and encodes:
- a CDS encoding terminase large subunit — protein: MIKDRTTAYAKLVVNGKKIAGRKEYLACKRHLNDLKNKKLEYKFDVEEAEFAINFANTLTLKDGTNLKTRGFQEFIIGSLHGWKKKRTKERRFREAYLQVGRRNGKSFLSGAESTMFSTLLGNKDRIFCAATKQDQANIVWDEIRNFIESDNDLSELYKIKEHDRTIKSLATGTVIRSIGRDTKSMDGFGNILAICDELHAHPNNQMYKLLLDGQADVENALTLAITTAGFNLNGFCYEHYKFCEKILEGVVEKETLFIFICEMDKDDDIWDWKNWLKSNPYFLFEEDGITPNKKKIALYSQKAIDAKEKGGDELTNFLTKQLNMWVTAKDGQYIDLSKFKECESNLTLEDMKGKEAYLGFDLSKGGDLTSIALVFPLENNQIYIYSHSFMPELRLAEHEKTDDVPYRIWVREGLLTLTTGAFGIKTDYKFIVTHLKEVIERYNIKILECGYDAHNAGSFLSDLDFLDCDLTEVKQSAKSLNDATVDFALSVKAVQVLYDKRNSLLKWSIANATTVSNSFGEIKIDKQSQKNRIDPVDAIIDAWKIMLINKKETVNNDEAVEEWLDLINKRR
- a CDS encoding YopX family protein — protein: MREIKFRALDKLNKEMFNVESINFQERKVYRDIVSYRKFNDIELMEYTGLKDKNNKEIYEGDIVKLRANHGIGIIIYSDEWGAFVVEYIKPRPLVVLGMNYYKEDIEILGNIYENPELIKE
- a CDS encoding phage terminase small subunit P27 family; amino-acid sequence: MAGRSRKIIDISSGKIGKEKIKARREQEKKLKIDRDNLIAPGWLSKAAKEEFERIVFEAGKVNILDNLDLGILAIYCNSYDSYVNVSKKLQKEGPVCYKETTNGEIEIINPLVNVQEKYVKQIMQCSTKLGLATTDRLKLVVPIREEPAENKFITLLKTRKQG
- a CDS encoding sigma-70 family RNA polymerase sigma factor; translation: MTKKEVKQIVKEVLAEDKKNNKEFDSYSKVELMLKHYNNFKKRIENLRNELDFVVIKKQVSYDVVLAHRYDNLSDLEKVELKKEEIKQNILKYEKVIELIETGLKGIKEDKYYELIPLKYFECYSVEEVAEKLGIDRATYFRNRSRLITELSELIFPDEILKKIL
- a CDS encoding endonuclease, whose protein sequence is MLMKICGKCGKRIGINEVCSCTKQRHKVYDREYRNKDNAEFYHSKAWKSMTALCKLKANGLDLYELVINNNIVKGTLSHHIDELEEARDKALDINNLIWISDKTHSYIHSEYNKNLESKNKMKEVLFNIIKNYYK